A window of the Saccharomyces eubayanus strain FM1318 chromosome II, whole genome shotgun sequence genome harbors these coding sequences:
- the ARO10 gene encoding phenylpyruvate decarboxylase ARO10, translating into MAPVTIDTFMDQDEPHVVFNQSATIPFGEYIFRRLFSIGTKSVFGVPGDFNLSLLEYLYAPSVEEDGLKWVGTCNELNAAYAADGYSRYSNKIGCLITTYGVGELSALNGIAGSFAENVKVLHIVGVAKSTDSRSDNFRERNLHHLVPRLHDSNFKGPNHKVYHDMVKDNVACSVAYLEDIETACDQVDAVIRDIYRYSKPGYVFVPADFPDMSVRLDNLISVPHISQQDCITIPSETHLFSIIDMITTWMYSSKTPAILGDVLTDRYGVSDILNKLIYASKIWNFSTVMGKSVIDETNPSYMGQYNGKEGLKQVYEHFESCDLILHFGVDINEINNGHYSFTYKPNAKIIQFHPNYIRFVDTRYGEEQIFEGVNFAPVLQELYQHIDVSKLSLQYDPSVIPYTNETMKLEDPTSDQSTDITQVHLQKVIPKFLNPGDVVVCETGSFQFSVRDFAFPTQLKYISQGFFLSIGMALPAALGVGIAMQDHPNAHINGGNINEGYKPRLILFEGDGAAQMTIQELSTILKFHIPIEIVIWNNNGYTIERAIMGPTRSYNDIMSWKWTKLFEAFGDFDGKYTNNTIIESTSKLALKLKDLKNSSARDRIELLEVKLGVLDFPEQLKCMVEAAALKRNKK; encoded by the coding sequence ATGGCACCTGTTACGATTGACACGTTTATGGACCAAGACGAGCCAcatgttgttttcaatcAATCAGCAACAATTCCTTTCGGTGAGTACATATTTAGAAGGCTATTTTCCATCGGTACGAAATCCGTTTTTGGCGTTCCTGGTGATTTCAACCTATCTTTATTAGAATACCTCTATGCCCCCTccgttgaagaagacggTTTGAAATGGGTCGGTACCTGCAACGAATTAAATGCTGCCTATGCTGCTGACGGGTACTCCCGCTATTCTAATAAGATTGGCTGTTTAATCACCACGTATGGTGTAGGCGAATTAAGCGCCCTGAATGGTATAGCCGGTTCGTTTGCTGAAAACGTCAAAGTCTTACATATCGTCGGTGTAGCCAAGTCGACGGATTCGCGTTCCGATAATTTTAGGGAACGTAATCTGCATCATTTGGTCCCACGATTACATGATTCGAACTTCAAAGGGCCTAATCATAAAGTGTATCATGACATGGTTAAGGATAACGTTGCCTGTTCGGTAGCTTACTTGGAAGATATTGAAACTGCATGCGATCAAGTCGATGCTGTGATCCGTGACATCTATCGATATTCTAAACCTGGTTATGTTTTTGTCCCTGCAGATTTTCCGGATATGTCAGTAAGGCTTGATAATTTGATTAGTGTTCCACATATATCTCAACAAGATTGTATAACCATCCCATCAGAAACTCATTTGTTCAGCATCATCGACATGATTACTACTTGGATGTACTCCAGTAAAACACCTGCAATCCTTGGAGACGTGTTAACCGATAGATATGGAGTGAGTGATATCCTAAATAAGCTTATTTACGCCAGTAAAATCTGGAATTTTTCCACCGTTATGGGAAAATCCGTAATTGATGAGACAAACCCATCGTATATGGGGCAGTACAACGGTAAGGAAGGTTTGAAGCAGGTTTATGAACATTTCGAGTCCTGTGACTTGATCTTGCACTTTGGTGTTGACATTAATGAAATTAATAATGGACACTATTCTTTTACTTATAAACCCAATGCAAAAATCATTCAATTCCATCCCAACTATATTCGGTTTGTTGACACTAGATATGGCGAAGAACAGATATTTGAAGGCGTCAATTTTGCACCTGTATTACAGGAGCTATATCAACATATTGATGTTTCCAAACTTTCTTTGCAATATGACCCTAGTGTAATCCCATATACAAATGAAACTATGAAACTAGAAGACCCAACTAGTGATCAATCAACTGACATCACACAAGTCCACTTACAAAAAGTCATTCCTAAATTTTTAAACCCAggtgatgttgttgtttgtgAGACTGGTTCATTTCAATTTTCTGTTCGAGATTTTGCCTTTCCTACTCAGTTAAAATACATATCGCAGGggtttttcctttccatCGGTATGGCTTTACCTGCGGCGCTAGGTGTGGGGATTGCCATGCAAGACCATCCAAACGCACACATAAACGGCGGTAACATAAATGAGGGATATAAACCAAGACTGATATTGTTTGAAGGTGACGGCGCTGCACAAATGACAATTCAGGAGTTGAGTactattttgaaattccacATTCCAATTGAAATTGTCATTTGGAACAATAATGGCTACACTATTGAAAGAGCTATCATGGGTCCTACCAGGTCTTATAACGACATTATGTCTTGGAAATGGACAAAACTATTTGAAGCCTTTGGAGACTTCGACGGAAAATACACTAACAACACGATTATTGAATCCACCTCCAAGTTAGCACTGAAATTGAAGGATTTAAAGAACTCAAGCGCAAGAGACCGGATAGAACTCCTAGAAGTCAAACTGGGCGTCTTAGACTTCCCAGAACAACTAAAGTGCATGGTTGAAGCGGCTGCACttaaaagaaacaagaaataa
- the PHO92 gene encoding mRNA-binding phosphate metabolism regulator translates to MNQIWSTGPSNFYYNSEWKENRKSNRTIEDSLKELDGLIHSLERTHIEVQTNPKVKKSAIVANDVDTKENNAEISNRNYTYQNIGIPLARPNLNQSFSSSGAVGQSGKSKMNENYYTEYLSKPRSFQQITKEQAYNEFNKRKSSAIVPPWLNIPENSKFFVIKSSSLKHVKRSFYNGIWSSTHFGNKRLSEAYKTLKSGAKIFLFFSINTSGRFCGVAEMISDLRMDLDTSIWEDEQKYGKAFKVRWVIVRDVNNRSLKRFLIPSNEMKPITHSRDTQEIPHSIGISMINLFKMQDSDIFSFLDETYE, encoded by the coding sequence ATGAATCAAATTTGGTCTACGGGGCCCTCAAATTTTTACTATAATTCGGaatggaaagaaaacagaaagtCCAACAGAACAATTGAAGACTCTTTAAAGGAGCTGGATGGGTTGATTCATTCTTTGGAGAGGACTCACATAGAAGTACAGACGAATCCAAAGGTAAAGAAAAGCGCAATAGTCGCAAATGACGTTgatacaaaagaaaataatgcaGAAATTTCCAATAGAAACTACACGTATCAGAATATTGGCATCCCACTGGCAAGACCAAACCTGAACCagtccttttcttcttctgggGCGGTTGGTCAATCTGGTAAGAGTAAAATGAATGAGAACTACTATACAGAGTATTTGTCTAAACCAAGGTCTTTTCAGCAAATAACCAAGGAGCAAGCTTATAATGAGtttaacaaaagaaagagttCTGCCATTGTTCCCCCTTGGTTGAATATTCCGGAAAACtcaaaattctttgttATAAAGTCCTCATCTTTGAAACATGTTAAGAGATCATTCTACAACGGAATTTGGTCGTCTACCCATTTCGGTAACAAACGGTTATCTGAAGCGTACAAGACATTGAAATCTGGAGCCAAgatctttttgtttttttcgatCAATACATCGGGAAGATTTTGTGGTGTTGCTGAAATGATATCAGACTTGAGAATGGACTTGGATACCAGCATTTGGGAGGATGAACAAAAGTATGGTAAGGCATTCAAAGTTAGATGGGTAATTGTACGTGATGTTAATAACAGATCGTTAAAGAGGTTTTTGATACCATCAAACGAGATGAAACCAATAACTCATTCCAGAGATACCCAAGAAATTCCACATTCGATTGGTATTTCGATGATTAACTTATTTAAAATGCAAGAttcagatattttttccttcttggacGAAACGTATGAATAG
- the SDH6 gene encoding Sdh6p — protein MPKRLSGLQKEVLHLYRVSIRTAHTKPKENQINFMNYIHEEFGKYRDLPRKDFTTIEHLLRVGNKKVATFSHPELTNMH, from the coding sequence ATGCCTAAGAGACTGAGCGGGTTGCAGAAAGAAGTTTTACATCTCTACAGAGTTTCTATAAGGACGGCGCATACGAAGCCAAAggaaaatcaaataaattTCATGAATTATATTCATGAAGAGTTTGGCAAGTATAGAGATCTACCAAGAAAGGACTTCACCACTATTGAACACTTGTTAAGGGTTGGAAATAAGAAAGTAGCCACGTTTTCGCATCCTGAACTAACAAACATGCATTGA
- the WIP1 gene encoding Wip1p yields MKTEHSSEGFLRVLMDTEALANYLLQQLSLGGEENRLEDILQHQNGDEEPGQDHNNKLLLACGFQAILRKILLDAKARAVAEGLREVYPYHVEAATQAFLDR; encoded by the coding sequence ATGAAGACAGAGCACAGTAGTGAAGGGTTTTTAAGGGTCTTAATGGATACGGAAGCATTGGCCAACTATTTGCTGCAGCAACTGAGTCTAGGCGGAGAGGAAAACAGGCTGGAAGATATTCTTCAGCATCAGAACGGGGACGAAGAGCCAGGCCAAGATCATAACAACAAACTACTGTTGGCATGTGGATTTCAGGccattttgagaaaaatcCTTTTGGATGCTAAGGCAAGGGCTGTAGCAGAAGGTTTAAGGGAAGTGTACCCTTATCATGTTGAAGCCGCCACGCAGGCTTTCTTAGATCGTTAA
- the NKP1 gene encoding Nkp1p, whose translation MTEATHKQEENCPMTDTYNTISRFIDEELSAFLSSDDYLMDDFLGEIPNEVTRLLKAEVIEKRKDALSRGKQDVLTKEIYDNESELRIRQTQQVMDLIGDIPKYSLGSELRSRVGSEPQSTSIATLIEDVLKLPQMEVATEGELEAETENDLKILNEYSNLRRDLILRCQAIQVGESTLSEIVTQASSIDSLVNSIKETTDDDDVSEYFATYNGKLVAALEEMKLLLEEAIKTFDTSPEKIQKIKDILVDLKK comes from the coding sequence ATGACGGAGGCCACACacaaacaagaagagaacTGTCCAATGACTGATACATATAACACCATATCGAGATTCATAGATGAAGAGTTGTCCGCCTTCTTGTCCAGTGATGACTACCTAATGGACGATTTCTTAGGTGAGATACCGAATGAGGTAACTAGGCTGCTAAAGGCTGAAGTAatcgaaaaaagaaaggatgCCTTAAGTAGAGGCAAACAAGACGTACTCACTAAAGAGATATACGATAACGAATCGGAATTGAGGATCAGACAAACACAACAGGTAATGGATCTGATCGGCGATATACCGAAGTATTCCCTTGGAAGTGAGTTAAGAAGCAGAGTCGGCAGTGAGCCGCAAAGCACGTCGATTGCAACATTAATTGAAGACGTGTTAAAACTACCACAGATGGAAGTGGCCACCGAAGGAGAACTAGAAGCAGAGACGGAAAATGACCTCAAGATCCTCAATGAGTATAGTAATTTAAGAAGggatttgattttgagatGCCAAGCCATCCAAGTAGGCGAAAGCACACTGTCCGAAATCGTGACCCAAGCAAGCTCGATAGACTCTTTAGTCAACTCTATCAAGGAAACCACagacgatgacgatgttAGCGAATATTTCGCCACTTATAATGGGAAACTAGTGGCTGCATTGGAAGAGATGAAACTACTACTGGAGGAGGCCATCAAGACATTTGACACTTCCCCAGAAAAGatacagaaaataaaagacATCTTGGTCGATTTAAAGAAGTAA
- the ATP17 gene encoding F1F0 ATP synthase subunit f, which translates to MIFKRAVSTLIPPKVVSSKNIGSAPNARRIANVVHFYKSLPQGSAPAIKADSRLGRYKAKYFNGDNASGKPLWHFALGIIAFGYSMEYYFHLRHHKGGEEH; encoded by the coding sequence ATGATTTTTAAACGTGCAGTATCTACACTAATTCCCCCAAAAGTGGTGTCATCCAAGAACATCGGTTCAGCACCAAATGCTAGGCGTATTGCCAATGTTGTGCACTTTTACAAGTCCTTACCTCAAGGTTCAGCACCAGCAATCAAGGCCGACTCTAGATTGGGTAGATATAAGGCTAAGTATTTTAATGGGGATAACGCTAGCGGTAAACCATTGTGGCACTTTGCTCTGGGAATCATTGCCTTTGGTTACTCAATGGAATACTACTTCCATTTGAGACATCACAAAGGTGGTGAAGAGCATTGA
- the BCS1 gene encoding bifunctional AAA family ATPase chaperone/translocase BCS1 has translation MSDTPVDIPNDKQAVSELSGAVTSSASKTDTNTVRGKLSQLVGDAMSSNPYFAAGGGLMILGTGLAVARSGIIKASRVAYRQMIVDLEIHSKDKSYAWFLTWMAKHPQRVSRHLSVRTNFIQHDNGSVSTKFSLVPGPGNHWIRYKGAFILIKRERSAKMIDIANGSPFETVTLTTLYRDKHLFDDILNEAKDIALKTTEGKTVIYTSFGPEWRKFGQPKAKRLLPSVVLDSGVKEGILDDVYDFMKNGKWYSDRGIPYRRGYLLYGPPGSGKTSFIQALAGELDYNICILNLSENNLTDDRLNHLMNNMPERSILLLEDIDAAFNKRSQSGEEGFHSSVTFSGLLNALDGVTSSEETITFMTTNHPEKLDAAIMRPGRIDYKVYVGNATPYQVEKMFMKFYPGETEICKKFVESITTLDITVSTAQLQGLFVMNKDAPEDAVKMVTSLRNSNRIF, from the coding sequence ATGTCGGATACGCCGGTTGATATACCAAATGATAAGCAGGCTGTCTCAGAGCTGAGCGGTGCCGTTACTTCCTCAGCGAGTAAAACTGATACTAATACAGTCCGGGGTAAACTTTCACAGCTAGTTGGCGATGCTATGTCAAGCAATCCATATTTCGCTGCAGGTGGTGGGCTAATGATTCTCGGTACGGGATTGGCTGTGGCGAGGTCAGGTATAATAAAAGCCAGCAGAGTGGCGTATCGACAAATGATTGTTGATTTAGAAATTCATTCTAAGGACAAATCATATGCCTGGTTCCTTACTTGGATGGCCAAGCATCCTCAAAGGGTGTCTAGACATTTGTCTGTGAGGACAAACTTTATACAACATGACAATGGATCAGTCAGCACAAAATTTTCGTTGGTCCCAGGTCCAGGTAATCATTGGATTCGTTATAAGGGTGCCTTTATCTTgatcaaaagagaaaggtCTGCTAAGATGATAGATATCGCAAATGGATCACCATTCGAGACCGTGACTTTGACTACGTTATACAGAGATAAGCACTTATTTGATGACATTTTAAATGAGGCCAAAGACATAGCTTTAAAGACCACGGAAGGAAAAACTGTTATTTACACTTCGTTTGGCCCTGAATGGAGGAAATTTGGTCAACCAAAGGCCAAAAGGTTGCTGCCTTCCGTGGTCTTGGATAGTGGTGTCAAAGAGGGTATTCTCGATGACGTTTATGACTTTATGAAAAATGGGAAATGGTATTCCGATAGAGGCATTCCATACCGCAGAGGCTATCTACTGTATGGTCCACCCGGATCAGGTAAGACGAGCTTCATCCAAGCTTTAGCTGGTGAGTTGGACTACAACATTTGCATTCTAAATCTTTCCGAAAATAACTTAACGGATGACAGATTAAATCATTTGATGAACAATATGCCAGAAAGAAGTATACTCCTATTGGAAGATATTGATGCAGCATTCAATAAGAGAAGCCAAAGTGGCGAAGAGGGGTTCCATTCGAGTGTCACATTTAGTGGTTTATTAAATGCCTTGGATGGTGTAACATCGTCCGAAGAAACGATTACGTTCATGACTACCAACCACCCAGAGAAGCTAGATGCAGCCATAATGAGACCGGGCCGTATTGACTACAAAGTGTATGTTGGTAATGCAACACCTTACCAAGTGGAGAAAATGtttatgaaattttacCCCGGCGAAACGGAGATATGCAAGAAGTTTGTAGAGAGTATTACAACGTTGGATATCACTGTAAGCACCGCACAATTGCAAGGACTATTCGTCATGAATAAGGATGCACCTGAAGATGCAGTGAAAATGGTTACCAGCTTACGAAATTCTAATCGTATTTTTTAG
- the RPP2B gene encoding ribosomal protein P2 — MKYLAAYLLLVQGGNAAPSAADIKSVVESVGAEVDEARINELLSSLEGKGSLEEIIAEGQKKFASVPAGGASAGAAAGASGAAAGGDAAEEEKEEEAKEESDDDMGFGLFD, encoded by the coding sequence ATGAAATACTTAGCTGCTTACTTATTATTGGTTCAAGGTGGTAACGCTGCCCCATCCGCCGCTGACATCAAATCCGTCGTCGAATCTGTCGGTGCTGAAGTCGATGAAGCCAGAATCAACGAATTGTTGTCCTCTTTGGAAGGTAAGGgttctttggaagaaatcaTCGCTGAAGGTCAAAAGAAGTTCGCTTCTGTCCCAGCTGGTGGTGCTTCTGCTGGTGCCGCTGCCGGTGCTTCCGGTGCCGCTGCCGGTGGTGAtgctgctgaagaagaaaaggaagaagaagctaaGGAAGAATCTGATGATGACATGGGTTTCGGTTTATTCGATTAA
- the ARH1 gene encoding NADPH-adrenodoxin reductase, producing MKSAQIRYLSSQINRKTVSIIGSGPSGFYTAYHLLKKSPIPLDVTIWEKLPVPFGLSRYGVAPDHPEVKNCEETFTTCAEEYSIPTNKKHKLSFVGGVTVGKEVTLETLLNNQDAVVLSYGCTGDKKLNIPGEQGTKGVFSSREFVNWYNGHPDFAKDKRFTDFDWSRVSKVGIIGNGNVALDITRVLISNKIDEIWQNTDISPIALNLVKKAPVKNIKLIARRDFVHSRFTNKELRELWELERYGVRGCIDSKFFQKDMFDSFKSDRAFNRRVEMCSEYLKPFGERSKKNYKKAPPPTSGCNKFWELDYLKTPLEINQDESGVIKSLTLCNNQLKEDNSLKPLKDSNNILTYDMDLLITSLGYAGVPMHEFSKLSIRFDRDHVANKQGRVLTVAGEVFPHLYASGWIRKGSQGVIASTMQDAFEVGDRVIQDLSVSGALSSEKSIDLSNIKHTTWADWERINKKELTRGQKEHKPRSKFLTLEELWHNVEEV from the coding sequence atgaaatcaGCCCAAATAAGGTACCTTTCTTCGCAGATAAACCGCAAGACTGTATCCATTATCGGATCGGGTCCTTCTGGCTTTTACACGGCATATCATTTACTTAAAAAGTCGCCAATTCCGCTGGATGTTACAATCTGGGAAAAACTGCCTGTTCCTTTTGGGTTAAGTAGATATGGTGTAGCACCTGATCATCCAGAGGTCAAAAATTGTGAAGAGACATTTACAACATGCGCAGAAGAGTATTCTATACCCACTAACAAAAAGCATAAGCTTTCCTTTGTTGGTGGTGTGACCGTTGGGAAAGAAGTAACATTAGAAACCTTGTTAAATAATCAAGATGCTGTTGTTTTAAGTTATGGTTGTACAGGTGATAAGAAGCTAAATATCCCAGGTGAACAGGGGACAAAGGGGGTCTTCAGTAGCAGAGAATTTGTTAATTGGTATAACGGTCATCCTGACTTCGCAAAAGACAAGAGGTTTACCGATTTTGATTGGAGTAGAGTCTCGAAAGTTGGAATTATAGGAAACGGTAATGTTGCCCTTGATATCACGCGTGTGCTGATCAGTAATAAGATTGACGAAATATGGCAAAATACGGATATATCACCTATTGCATtaaatttggtaaaaaagGCACCTGTAAAGAACATTAAACTAATTGCAAGAAGAGATTTCGTGCATTCTAGATTTACCAATAAAGAATTAAGAGAATTATGGGAACTGGAAAGGTATGGTGTCCGCGGTTGCATTGATTctaaatttttccaaaaggaTATGTTCGATTCATTTAAATCCGATCGTGCGTTCAATAGACGAGTGGAAATGTGTAGCGAATATCTCAAACCGTTTGGTGAACGttcgaagaaaaattacaagaaagCACCTCCCCCAACTAGTGGGTGTAACAAATTCTGGGAGCTGGATTATCTGAAGACTCCCTTGGAGATAAACCAGGACGAAAGTGGTGTAATCAAGTCGTTAACCCTGTGTAACAACCAGTTAAAGGAAGATAACAGTTTAAAACCTTTGAAGGATTCAAACAATATATTGACGTATGATATGGATTTACTAATCACATCGCTAGGGTACGCTGGTGTCCCAATGCACGAATTTTCCAAGCTGTCTATCCGCTTTGATAGAGACCATGTGGCTAATAAACAGGGTCGTGTTTTAACCGTTGCTGGCGAAGTCTTCCCGCATTTGTACGCGTCTGGTTGGATTCGCAAAGGGAGCCAGGGTGTTATTGCCTCGACGATGCAAGACGCTTTTGAGGTCGGTGACAGAGTGATACAAGACTTATCTGTCAGTGGGGCGTTATCCTCTGAGAAATCCATTGATCTCTCTAACATCAAGCATACTACATGGGCAGACTGGGAAAGAATTAACAAGAAGGAGTTGACTCGGGGCCAAAAGGAACACAAGCCTCGATCCAAGTTTCTAACACTCGAAGAACTATGGCATAATGTAGAAGAAGTTTAG
- the RGA2 gene encoding GTPase-activating protein RGA2: MSADSTINQSASCVRCDKSIASSQVYELENKKWHDRCFTCYKCDKQLNADSDFLVLDTGTLICYDCSDKCTSCGNKIDDTAIILPSSNEPYCANCFKCCKCDKHIKNLKYAKTKRGLCCMDCHDKLIRKKNLLLGKQTRDSFRDNIPIALPQRSANRPLSPTRDNDKPSISANDFVVHENTTGSNEGKQVTPQVLVSQETDDTFSSSNDNDNDDSNDKQEKSSHARTISIDDILNSTLEHDSNSIEEQSLTDNEDYISRIAGNVSYRLLQPHKPNKDSIIVKEPKTPNSNSNANRFVSIYDKEEVDRDGTDNKENDVVISTPRNSNEKITSPLNSPMAVQAEEDLDQFHGLALSLPNVYKESNRSFQNTQTSKPTNQVSSLARSSTLEIKPSASSSTLRVSNSGNFSRPQTTDNSQSHNKIAPPANKKLSRSFSLKSKTFVHNLKSKTSEILDPKHPHNTTPVQESDTHSGWGVSSAHTTSARKSKIKKIPVSRGQSDSTVYKSVAQNEKPIAADSSHKKAQSSLGGIPKKQVPNDLVANRRINGSYPSASSGHHIAMFRTPPLESTPLFNRPSISSDSAHHRSSSLQTSRSTNTLLEDDSTNVDATDEQTTSLERDYYVTELTLRKLKSDVRELEGTKKKLLQDVESLKQMKERLSNDVVYLTREKDKQSVSSKESLEQKSNNGTTIIVKSPSANIDRKGSISNASPKPRFWKLFSSGSKDHQSEELDPQHSPNSSFSGGTSIAQKEISTPRLIRAHDGLQSPSKLSPSPSPKKSDIVYDGSHLYGSTLVARCAFEKCTVPMIIKCCIKYIEADDVGLNMEGLYRKSGSQTLIEDIEKEFAQNTPLHTDKVSSKLNNLLHQDVHAVASVLKRYLRKLPDPVLPFSIYDSLVDLVRSNQLVERLPLSKNGPAESSQKSSIYDTVVRNLNEILKSLPLEHYEVLKVLATHINKVQRYSEWNLMNLHNLSLVFAPSLIHDLDGEKDIVDMKERNYIVEFILGNYRDIFTLA; the protein is encoded by the coding sequence aTGTCAGCAGACTCTACCATTAATCAATCGGCTTCCTGTGTTAGGTGCGACAAATCAATTGCATCTAGCCAAGTGTACGAattagaaaacaagaaatggCATGACCGATGTTTTACCTGTTATAAATGCGATAAACAACTAAATGCAGACTCGGACTTTTTAGTTTTGGATACAGGCACTTTAATATGCTATGATTGTTCTGATAAATGTACAAGCTGTGGCAACAAAATTGACGATACGGCAATTATATTGCCCTCATCCAATGAACCCTATTGTGCAAATTGTTTTAAGTGCTGTAAATGTGACAAACATATAAAGAATCTAAAATACGCAAAGACCAAGCGAGGATTATGTTGTATGGATTGTCACGACAAGTtgataagaaagaaaaacctaTTGTTGGGAAAGCAAACAAGAGATTCTTTTAGAGACAATATTCCAATAGCACTTCCGCAAAGGTCTGCAAACAGACCTTTATCACCGACGAGAGACAATGATAAACCGTCTATTAGTGCCAATGACTTTGTGGTTCATGAAAATACTACAGGCTCGAATGAGGGAAAACAAGTCACTCCACAAGTTTTAGTTTCACAGGAAACAGACGATACTTTCTCCTCCTCCaacgataatgataatgacgATAGTAATGACAAGCAAGAAAAGTCATCTCATGCAAGAACAATTTCAATAGACGATATACTGAATTCGACTTTGGAACATGACAGTAACAGTATTGAGGAACAGAGTTTGACGGATAATGAGGATTACATCAGCAGAATTGCGGGGAATGTGAGTTATAGATTATTGCAGCCTCACAAACCTAATAAGGATTCTATAATAGTCAAGGAACCCAAGActccaaattcaaattccaACGCGAACAGATTTGTTTCAATTTATGATAAGGAGGAAGTTGATAGAGATGGCACAGATAATAAAGAGAATGATGTTGTAATCAGTACACCCAGGAATAGCAATGAGAAAATAACGAGTCCTTTGAATAGCCCCATGGCTGTGCAAGCGGAGGAAGACCTTGATCAGTTTCATGGGTTAGCATTGAGTTTACCGAATGTTTATAAAGAAAGCAACAGGTCATTTCAAAATACGCAAACTTCCAAACCTACGAACCAAGTTTCCTCGCTTGCGAGGTCGAGTACATTAGAAATAAAGCCATCCGCATCTTCATCGACACTGCGTGTATCTAATAGTGGAAATTTCAGCAGGCCTCAAACAACAGACAATTCACAGTCTCACAACAAGATAGCCCCCCCtgcaaacaagaaactatcaagatctttttctttaaaatcaaaaacttttgttCACAACCTGAAAAGTAAAACGTCGGAAATATTGGATCCAAAGCATCCTCACAATACCACTCCAGTACAGGAATCAGACACACATTCGGGTTGGGGTGTCTCTTCTGCCCATACTACTAGTGCAAGAAAAtcgaaaataaagaaaatcccTGTGTCACGAGGTCAAAGTGATAGTACAGTATACAAATCAGTAGCACAAAATGAGAAACCTATTGCAGCAGATTCCAGCCATAAAAAGGCGCAAAGTAGTCTTGGTGGTATACCCAAAAAACAAGTTCCTAACGATTTAGTGGCTAACAGACGTATAAATGGCTCATACCCCAGCGCAAGTTCGGGGCATCATATAGCAATGTTTCGCACTCCACCTCTGGAATCAACACCGTTGTTCAATAGGCCATCGATATCTTCTGATTCCGCACATCACAGATCTTCTAGTTTACAGACGTCTCGATCTACGAACACGTTGTTGGAAGATGACTCCACAAACGTGGATGCTACCGATGAACAAACCACTAGTTTGGAAAGGGATTATTACGTGACCGAGTTAACTTTAAGAAAGTTGAAATCAGATGTGAGGGAGTTAGAAgggacaaaaaaaaaattattacaaGATGTGGAAAGCTTAAAACAGATGAAAGAAAGACTGTCAAATGATGTTGTTTACTTAACAAGGGAAAAGGATAAGCAGTCAGTATCATCTAAGGAGTCCCTGGAACAAAAGTCAAACAATGGAACAACGATAATTGTAAAATCGCCAAGCGCAAATATAGACAGGAAGGGAAGCATATCCAATGCTAGCCCGAAACCACGATTCTGGAAACTCTTTTCCAGTGGTAGCAAAGACCACCAATCAGAAGAATTAGACCCTCAGCATTCACCAAATTCATCTTTCAGTGGAGGGACAAGCATTGCacagaaagaaatatcaaCGCCCAGACTGATTCGAGCACATGACGGGTTACAATCACCAAGCAAACTATCACCGTCACCAAGCCCGAAGAAATCGGACATAGTATATGATGGATCGCATTTATATGGGTCAACATTGGTAGCCAGATGTGCATTTGAGAAATGTACCGTTCCAATGATCATCAAATGCTGCATAAAATACATCGAAGCAGACGATGTAGGACTAAATATGGAGGGTTTATACAGGAAATCCGGGTCGCAAACTCTAATTGAGGATATTGAGAAGGAATTTGCCCAGAATACTCCATTGCATACTGATAAGGTGAGTTCCAAATTGAATAATTTACTGCATCAAGACGTACACGCGGTGGCTAGCGTATTAAAACGGTACTTGAGAAAATTACCAGATCCTGTTCTACCYTTTTCCATATATGATTCTTTGGTAGATTTGGTAAGAAGTAATCAACTCGTCGAAAGACTACCATTGAGCAAGAATGGGCCCGCCGAATCTTCACAGAAATCGTCGATATATGACACAGTTGTTAGGAACCTAAACGAAATTCTGAAAAGTTTACCCCTGGAACATTATGAGGTGTTGAAGGTACTGGCAACACATATCAACAAAGTTCAAAGGTACAGCGAGTGGAACTTGATGAATTTACATAATTTGTCGTTGGTCTTTGCACCAAGTCTAATCCACGACCTTGACGGCGAAAAAGATATCGTTGATATGAAGGAGAGAAATTATATTGTGGAATTTATACTAGGAAACTATAGAGACATATTTACATTGGCATGA